The proteins below are encoded in one region of Ferroplasma acidiphilum:
- a CDS encoding sulfite exporter TauE/SafE family protein, translated as MFYLFYLEFIILGIIVGALTGVLGSSGVVAVVPALIIINSELPQEAIGTSLLIDVITSVMVAYVYFKRGRVNIKKGIPMILGAIIGSQIGVRIAFLIPAESVKIGFAVFIIAMGIYSLIRRKEMQNTKDTQRLLNIKPWEIVLITIPVGLATGILGASGGIMFLIISILILKLDIKTAVGTSTFSMIISASSGTVGYLIAGHIMIIAALIIGSISILSGLIFSRIGNNINPLSTYKILGTVFIIIGIVQIVL; from the coding sequence ATGTTCTATCTCTTCTATTTAGAATTCATCATACTGGGAATAATTGTGGGGGCATTAACCGGTGTACTTGGTTCCAGTGGAGTTGTTGCTGTTGTTCCTGCTTTGATAATTATAAATTCTGAATTACCCCAGGAGGCCATTGGCACAAGCCTGTTAATCGATGTAATTACATCAGTTATGGTTGCGTATGTATATTTTAAACGTGGCAGGGTAAATATCAAAAAGGGAATACCTATGATCCTGGGAGCTATCATAGGTTCACAGATTGGTGTAAGAATAGCATTTCTTATTCCAGCTGAATCTGTAAAAATTGGTTTTGCCGTTTTTATAATTGCTATGGGTATTTATTCACTCATAAGAAGAAAAGAAATGCAAAATACCAAAGATACTCAAAGATTATTAAATATCAAGCCCTGGGAAATTGTATTGATTACAATACCGGTAGGGCTTGCAACCGGGATACTTGGAGCAAGTGGTGGAATAATGTTTTTGATAATATCAATTTTAATATTAAAACTTGATATAAAAACAGCTGTGGGAACATCTACCTTCTCTATGATTATATCTGCTTCTTCCGGAACTGTCGGGTATCTAATTGCCGGCCATATCATGATAATAGCGGCTCTCATTATAGGCAGTATATCAATATTATCTGGACTTATCTTTTCCAGAATTGGAAATAACATAAATCCCTTATCAACATATAAAATCCTGGGAACTGTGTTTATAATTATAGGAATTGTGCAGATAGTTTTATAG
- a CDS encoding MFS transporter — MEAKKYKWFVLIIMSVSELMVMSLWFSASTIAPELEPVWGISGLGTLIVTLMVQIGFVLGALISATLGLADKVNPRKLFTFSSIMSAIFTLLFVLLYRHFLIEMVLMLSTGIMMAGVYPVAVLIVSSWFPTRRGLALGIVIAGLTLGTALPHIILDLPFITEWRALMEFSSLLSILGGAMVLFALHDDKNQIKAPKFKWDTIKQIIKNKPVMLANFGYFGHMWELYAMWTWIPIFLLSSFAFYYTGSRLLFITGIASFSIIGLSGVTGSVLGGVISDRIGRTLSTSIYLSISGTAAILIGLTYRAVPYITIIVGIVWGITAIADSAQFSTAVTELSNDAIRGSALTFQMAVGFLITVGSIYAIDILRNIVGWHWAFSFLSIGAFAGMISMIRLRYKKESLLMCHGKR, encoded by the coding sequence ATGGAGGCTAAAAAATATAAATGGTTTGTTCTCATAATAATGAGCGTTTCTGAATTGATGGTGATGAGTTTATGGTTTAGTGCATCCACCATAGCACCCGAACTGGAACCTGTATGGGGTATTTCCGGATTAGGTACCCTTATTGTAACTTTAATGGTACAGATAGGCTTTGTTCTGGGTGCATTGATAAGTGCTACTCTGGGGCTGGCTGATAAAGTTAACCCAAGAAAATTATTCACCTTTTCTTCAATTATGAGTGCGATATTTACGCTGTTATTTGTTCTATTATATCGCCATTTTTTAATTGAAATGGTTTTAATGCTATCAACCGGAATTATGATGGCAGGGGTTTACCCTGTGGCAGTTTTAATTGTATCAAGCTGGTTTCCCACGAGAAGAGGTTTAGCACTTGGTATAGTAATAGCCGGGCTAACGCTTGGAACTGCATTGCCACATATAATACTGGATTTGCCATTTATTACGGAATGGAGGGCATTGATGGAATTTTCATCGTTGTTATCCATTCTGGGTGGGGCTATGGTTTTATTTGCTTTGCACGATGATAAAAATCAGATAAAAGCACCTAAATTTAAATGGGATACAATAAAACAGATAATAAAAAATAAACCGGTGATGCTTGCAAATTTCGGTTATTTTGGACACATGTGGGAACTGTATGCTATGTGGACGTGGATTCCAATATTTCTCCTATCAAGTTTTGCCTTTTATTATACGGGAAGCAGGTTATTGTTTATAACGGGAATTGCTTCATTTTCAATTATAGGATTATCCGGTGTAACAGGGTCTGTCCTTGGTGGGGTTATATCTGACCGGATAGGGAGAACCTTATCTACGTCCATATACCTCAGTATAAGCGGAACAGCCGCCATATTAATAGGATTAACATATAGAGCTGTCCCGTATATTACAATAATTGTAGGTATTGTCTGGGGAATAACCGCCATAGCAGATTCAGCACAATTTTCTACCGCTGTCACAGAATTAAGTAACGATGCAATAAGGGGGAGTGCATTAACGTTTCAAATGGCTGTAGGTTTTTTAATAACCGTTGGATCAATTTATGCTATAGATATATTGAGAAATATTGTAGGCTGGCACTGGGCATTTTCATTTCTTTCAATCGGCGCATTCGCCGGTATGATTTCAATGATAAGACTAAGATATAAAAAAGAATCTTTATTAATGTGCCATGGAAAAAGGTAG
- a CDS encoding ATP-binding protein, with translation MIQQFINRKYELNFLNKKYDEDKPQLIIIYGRRRIGKTELIKEFISGKKTVYHLCTADSIEENITYLKSEFSSITGKSYFLNLEVDLFTLFKYLIDEIKDEKIIIALDEITYLVSLNKGILSIFQKIYDELMVNSRLFIIFSGSSISMMEDEILNFKSPVYGRRTGSLEISGFDPNLIEYFYPGDFEDIVKIHSIFGNVPFYLSLIDKNQNIEWNIKNIILSKGEILYEEPKILLKEEFREPRIYEMILKRISEGKNTYGELQNALHLDSGNISRYLETLISSRFIKYIIPLNQKRRGIYEINDYFLNFYYKFVDPNRSDLELGNIESVFKKINNNLNTFYGHTFERIALEMVSRGIIPIPIHNFQVNKFWHKDVEIDGVATNDKNDVVFIEIKFVPDVDGIKIYNELKYKSLSVNIKRNKEYYMIIAKSFKTKSNEAINVDFADINKIIKKLNK, from the coding sequence ATGATACAGCAATTTATAAACAGGAAATATGAATTAAATTTTCTTAATAAAAAATATGATGAGGATAAACCACAATTAATAATAATATATGGCCGGAGAAGAATAGGAAAAACTGAACTTATCAAAGAGTTTATTTCCGGAAAAAAGACGGTATATCATTTATGCACAGCAGACAGTATAGAGGAGAATATAACATATTTAAAATCAGAATTTTCCAGTATTACAGGCAAGTCGTATTTTTTGAATCTTGAAGTGGACCTGTTTACCCTGTTTAAATACCTAATAGATGAAATTAAAGATGAAAAAATCATAATAGCATTAGATGAAATTACCTATCTAGTTTCATTAAATAAAGGTATTCTATCCATATTCCAGAAAATATATGATGAATTAATGGTAAATTCCAGACTGTTTATTATCTTTTCAGGTTCAAGCATAAGCATGATGGAGGATGAGATTTTAAATTTCAAGTCGCCGGTATATGGCAGGAGAACCGGTAGTTTAGAAATATCTGGCTTCGATCCGAATTTAATAGAATATTTTTATCCTGGAGATTTCGAAGATATTGTGAAAATACATTCAATTTTTGGAAATGTCCCATTCTACCTTTCCCTGATAGATAAAAATCAGAATATTGAATGGAATATCAAAAATATAATACTCTCAAAGGGGGAGATATTATATGAAGAACCAAAAATACTGTTGAAAGAAGAATTCCGGGAACCCAGGATATATGAAATGATTTTAAAAAGAATATCGGAGGGTAAAAATACATATGGAGAGCTGCAGAATGCACTCCATCTAGATTCCGGAAATATCTCCAGGTATCTGGAAACCCTTATTTCCAGTAGATTCATCAAATATATTATCCCTCTTAATCAAAAAAGGCGTGGAATCTATGAAATTAATGATTATTTTTTAAATTTTTATTATAAGTTTGTAGATCCAAATAGGTCTGACCTGGAGCTGGGGAATATTGAGAGCGTTTTTAAAAAAATCAATAATAATTTAAATACATTCTACGGGCATACCTTTGAAAGAATTGCACTTGAAATGGTTTCCAGGGGAATAATACCTATCCCGATTCACAATTTCCAGGTTAACAAATTCTGGCATAAAGATGTTGAAATAGATGGAGTTGCTACTAACGACAAAAATGATGTTGTCTTTATAGAAATTAAATTTGTACCAGATGTTGACGGAATAAAAATATACAACGAATTAAAATATAAATCATTAAGTGTTAATATTAAAAGGAATAAAGAGTATTATATGATTATTGCAAAATCTTTTAAAACAAAGAGTAACGAAGCAATCAATGTGGATTTTGCCGATATAAATAAGATAATAAAAAAATTGAATAAATAG
- a CDS encoding class II glutamine amidotransferase: protein MFAYKGNSQEELNNLYNALKESARNDTIGSKFGYANHPDGFGYVIYNGQNIYYYRSENPIYEENVKLPEVTGDMYAIFLARKASGKKHMGVMYSHPFMDDYSNNLIYLAHNGSVSEDELKKELNYRYDASDSELALKYISKYGINSDTINNLMKNYTTSSLNLLMLSISKTDKKRSLYYLNYYINKDKHEYSDMYKVHLTHGDAVISSTLRLHGINTDEKVPFGKLMEL from the coding sequence ATGTTTGCCTATAAAGGCAATTCACAGGAAGAATTAAATAATTTATATAATGCCTTGAAAGAATCTGCAAGAAATGATACAATAGGAAGCAAATTCGGGTATGCAAATCATCCCGACGGTTTCGGGTACGTAATATACAACGGGCAAAATATTTACTATTATAGATCTGAAAACCCCATATATGAAGAAAATGTGAAATTGCCCGAGGTCACTGGAGATATGTATGCCATTTTCCTTGCAAGAAAGGCTTCGGGGAAAAAACACATGGGAGTTATGTATTCACACCCTTTTATGGATGACTATAGCAATAATCTGATCTATCTTGCACATAATGGTTCTGTATCTGAAGATGAATTAAAAAAGGAATTAAATTACAGGTATGACGCTTCTGATTCAGAACTGGCATTAAAGTATATTTCGAAATATGGAATTAATTCAGATACAATAAATAATCTTATGAAAAATTACACAACATCATCCTTAAACCTTCTGATGTTATCTATTTCGAAAACTGATAAAAAAAGGTCATTATATTATTTAAATTACTATATAAATAAAGATAAACATGAATATAGTGATATGTATAAAGTGCACCTAACTCATGGTGATGCCGTAATTTCCTCAACATTGAGGTTGCATGGTATAAACACAGATGAAAAAGTTCCCTTTGGGAAACTTATGGAATTATAA
- a CDS encoding class II glutamine amidotransferase domain-containing protein produces MFGYVGYSNEELDELYSALIEASRKDKIGEKYGYSSHDDGFGIAVYTEDNLFHFRSTKPIYKEKLNLPEFNGKIYAIFHALNAHDKDLISPIFEHPFIASNGNQVMYMAHNGVVDKQQLMENLGIKGVYNDTEAALEYLNKNGLNSISDLEDYTKSSLNVIILNLDKKSRSGTIYFKNFYHYKSKSDYLDMYTAVLPHGKAVVSSTLTLYGIDRYARVNTQSMTNLEEIH; encoded by the coding sequence ATGTTTGGTTATGTGGGGTATTCCAATGAGGAGCTGGATGAGCTTTACTCTGCCTTGATAGAAGCCTCACGTAAGGATAAAATAGGGGAGAAATATGGTTACTCGAGCCATGATGATGGATTTGGAATTGCCGTTTATACGGAAGATAACCTATTTCATTTCAGGTCTACAAAGCCGATATATAAAGAAAAATTAAATTTGCCTGAATTTAATGGAAAGATATATGCTATATTCCATGCATTGAATGCACATGACAAGGATTTAATCTCTCCAATTTTTGAACATCCATTCATAGCTTCCAATGGAAATCAGGTTATGTATATGGCGCATAATGGAGTTGTAGATAAGCAACAATTAATGGAGAATCTGGGGATTAAGGGCGTATATAATGATACTGAGGCTGCACTTGAATACCTTAATAAGAATGGCCTGAATAGCATATCTGATCTTGAGGATTATACTAAAAGCTCTCTAAATGTGATAATTCTTAATCTGGATAAGAAGAGTAGAAGCGGTACAATATATTTTAAAAATTTTTACCATTATAAAAGCAAAAGTGATTACCTCGACATGTATACTGCAGTATTGCCCCATGGTAAGGCAGTCGTTTCATCAACATTAACCCTGTACGGGATAGATAGATATGCCAGGGTTAACACACAATCTATGACGAATCTTGAAGAAATACATTAA
- a CDS encoding ABC transporter substrate-binding protein, translating into MVKKNIKIIIAVVIAVIMVGAAFAVLYHAPKAPFTDVSQTAATGSLDPATAFFTTDGPLFTALFQGLTEFNGSSTTQVVPVLASSYTIHNDQNYTFSLRTDAKFSNNQSINATSVWFSFYRGLVMGGGPYVSDYSGILYNGTAYANTQIVLPWGIIGALKSAGYGGMNTNNMSQNYKTAATDLDSILSNFNYNSTEMKVMSFADQAIVVNSNYNVSINTLNPYSYLLQDVAGWWGDIVEPSYVDAHGGVTNNTQNSYINLNGVIGSGPYVLSSVGKGFSTIVLKANPNYWVTNAMIANGSVPSIAQPAHIKTIVIKYGLDHTSRVETFDKNQSAISTVSPGSFKSIINGFYDKSEATGSLVKTFPVIGTFYISMNVKRSYTNNTYFSSVLYN; encoded by the coding sequence ATGGTCAAAAAAAATATTAAAATAATAATTGCAGTGGTAATAGCTGTAATTATGGTAGGTGCAGCCTTTGCAGTTTTATACCATGCCCCTAAGGCACCGTTTACTGATGTCTCACAAACAGCAGCTACAGGTTCTTTAGATCCGGCAACCGCATTCTTCACAACGGATGGCCCATTGTTCACAGCATTATTTCAGGGATTAACAGAATTCAATGGCAGCAGTACTACCCAGGTCGTTCCTGTTCTTGCCAGTTCCTATACGATCCACAATGACCAGAATTATACATTTAGTTTAAGGACTGATGCCAAATTTAGCAATAATCAATCAATAAACGCGACGTCTGTGTGGTTCTCGTTCTACCGTGGCCTTGTTATGGGCGGAGGCCCATACGTTTCGGATTATTCAGGTATATTATACAATGGAACAGCATACGCAAATACACAGATAGTACTTCCCTGGGGGATCATTGGTGCACTTAAATCTGCTGGCTACGGAGGAATGAACACAAATAATATGTCACAGAATTATAAAACGGCAGCCACAGACCTTGACAGTATTTTGTCGAACTTTAATTACAATTCTACGGAGATGAAAGTAATGTCTTTCGCTGACCAGGCAATTGTTGTTAATTCGAATTATAATGTATCTATTAATACACTGAATCCCTATTCATATCTGCTTCAGGACGTAGCAGGATGGTGGGGTGACATAGTAGAACCTTCATATGTAGATGCGCACGGAGGAGTTACAAACAACACACAGAATTCATACATAAATTTAAACGGGGTTATAGGGTCAGGGCCATATGTGTTATCAAGTGTTGGAAAAGGCTTCTCTACAATAGTCCTTAAGGCAAATCCGAACTACTGGGTAACAAATGCAATGATTGCCAACGGCAGTGTGCCTTCAATTGCACAACCGGCACACATAAAAACTATTGTTATCAAGTATGGCCTGGATCATACAAGCCGTGTAGAAACATTCGATAAAAATCAATCTGCAATATCAACAGTATCACCGGGGTCCTTTAAAAGCATAATAAATGGGTTTTATGACAAATCAGAAGCCACCGGTTCACTCGTAAAAACATTTCCTGTTATTGGAACGTTCTATATCTCAATGAACGTTAAGAGATCATATACAAACAATACTTATTTCAGTAGTGTGTTGTATAATTAA
- a CDS encoding IS5 family transposase: protein MCRVKDNKINRSIKRYWIGSNRRWEKYNESLVDRIEYLTDLSFIKDYDTLLEEKNSGKIGHPYKVPDALIMYLARLRSIFNIPFRTLEGMLRSLAIIANIKSISYSEIFRRIRRIKPELNNINSKLDCIIDSTGYKITIRGDYLGHKWHRKRKGWIKLHVIISLKDVTVLSFTITDEHTHDSKAARKLLSKMKNNILRIFGDRGYDSKYIYNMFGYNAVIPPRKNASTKSRGSYARAKIVRFIKKNSMEQWKENNSYSKRWIVEIYFSGLKRVMTEVIKAKKIEYIIQELALKVVNYNIMRGMTHAY from the coding sequence ATGTGCCGAGTTAAGGATAATAAAATAAATAGAAGTATAAAAAGGTACTGGATTGGCTCAAACAGGAGATGGGAAAAGTATAATGAATCACTTGTAGATAGAATAGAATACCTTACAGATTTATCATTTATAAAGGATTATGATACTCTATTAGAGGAAAAGAATAGTGGAAAAATAGGCCATCCATACAAAGTTCCTGATGCATTAATAATGTATTTAGCCAGATTGCGATCTATATTCAATATACCATTTAGAACTCTTGAAGGCATGTTAAGATCCTTAGCAATTATAGCTAATATAAAATCAATATCATACAGTGAAATATTCAGGAGGATAAGGAGAATCAAGCCTGAATTGAATAATATTAACAGTAAGCTGGATTGCATTATAGATTCTACTGGATATAAGATAACAATAAGGGGAGATTACTTAGGCCATAAATGGCATAGGAAAAGGAAGGGATGGATAAAACTGCATGTAATAATATCATTAAAAGATGTTACTGTATTATCATTCACAATTACAGATGAGCATACACATGATTCTAAGGCTGCCAGAAAACTATTGAGTAAGATGAAAAATAATATTCTAAGAATATTTGGAGATAGGGGATATGATTCAAAATATATCTACAATATGTTTGGATATAATGCAGTAATACCACCCAGGAAAAATGCTTCTACCAAATCCAGAGGTTCATATGCAAGGGCTAAGATTGTGAGATTTATAAAAAAGAACTCCATGGAACAGTGGAAAGAGAATAATAGCTATAGCAAAAGGTGGATTGTAGAAATATATTTTTCAGGATTAAAAAGAGTAATGACAGAGGTAATAAAAGCTAAGAAAATAGAGTATATTATACAGGAACTGGCTCTTAAGGTAGTCAATTACAATATTATGAGAGGGATGACACATGCCTATTAA
- a CDS encoding transposase, with translation MTREIKKVGKYNYVYESSMVWDSEHSKRHKVSKYVGKVINGDIENPKKVREVVSIHGIYEIGHLELIFSLMKDVLSLLREEYPDDYTKIVAFSLNRLIFPLPLKSIKSWIEKTWLSRTIHELSPKSLSSMLKRIGQDQDKQKSIYMKLMKKNEVIAYDTSALFSYSPGIRMAEFGHNNNDINLPMIRIIMGFSRLRNEPCYIRLVPGSIADIDTLRKTEEELSPGTLFVMDRGFIDDNNFSKMDTNGLYFITPLKRDSKLPDYSINGDNFFMFRKRAIRYSSTTIKNYDIHVFEDILLRAMEENEYYSLVDSGKKPVYSPEKAGKIALITNVREKPQSIFELYKFRNDIEESFDVFKNLLQVDTPYLRDDDTLKGYVFVSFISLIAYYRLLKLLKAKKINNKISVKDALLQLSKIYLTDVGDRIIMAEIPKKVRELAEILELKPELFPKNVPS, from the coding sequence ATGACAAGGGAGATAAAAAAGGTTGGAAAATATAATTACGTTTATGAGAGCAGCATGGTATGGGATTCAGAACACAGTAAAAGGCACAAGGTTTCCAAATATGTTGGAAAGGTAATTAATGGTGACATAGAGAATCCTAAAAAAGTAAGGGAGGTTGTATCAATCCATGGAATATATGAGATTGGCCACCTTGAGCTCATATTCTCCCTTATGAAGGATGTATTGTCATTATTAAGGGAAGAATATCCTGATGATTATACGAAAATTGTTGCTTTCTCCCTCAACAGGCTAATATTCCCTTTGCCGTTGAAGTCCATAAAATCATGGATAGAGAAAACATGGCTTTCCAGGACAATACATGAACTATCACCAAAATCATTGTCATCTATGTTAAAGCGCATAGGGCAGGATCAGGATAAGCAGAAGAGTATCTATATGAAACTGATGAAAAAGAATGAGGTCATAGCCTATGATACATCAGCCTTATTCTCCTATTCACCTGGAATAAGGATGGCAGAGTTCGGGCATAACAACAATGACATCAATCTTCCAATGATAAGGATCATTATGGGATTTTCAAGGTTGAGGAATGAGCCATGCTATATCCGCCTGGTACCTGGAAGTATTGCAGATATTGATACATTAAGAAAGACGGAGGAAGAGCTCTCACCGGGAACTCTATTTGTTATGGACCGTGGATTCATAGATGACAATAATTTTAGCAAAATGGATACGAATGGATTGTACTTTATAACACCATTGAAAAGGGATTCAAAGCTCCCTGACTATTCCATAAATGGAGATAATTTCTTCATGTTCAGAAAAAGGGCTATAAGATACTCTTCCACTACTATAAAAAACTATGATATTCATGTATTCGAGGATATATTGCTCAGAGCCATGGAGGAGAATGAGTACTATTCGCTTGTTGACTCCGGGAAGAAACCTGTATATTCACCTGAAAAGGCAGGAAAGATTGCACTTATCACCAATGTAAGGGAAAAGCCGCAATCAATATTTGAATTATACAAGTTCAGGAATGACATAGAGGAATCATTCGATGTATTCAAGAATCTTTTGCAGGTGGATACACCATACCTGAGGGATGATGATACATTAAAAGGGTATGTATTTGTTTCTTTCATATCCCTCATTGCATATTACAGGCTCTTGAAGTTGTTAAAGGCAAAGAAAATCAATAATAAAATTAGTGTAAAGGATGCTCTTCTGCAGCTGTCAAAGATATACCTTACTGATGTTGGAGATAGAATAATAATGGCAGAGATACCAAAGAAAGTCAGGGAACTTGCTGAAATCCTGGAACTTAAACCGGAGCTGTTCCCTAAAAATGTGCCGAGTTAA
- a CDS encoding IS3 family transposase produces the protein MAYEYINKGLRISKVANMLNIPRCRFYRNKVTDKNNNKSIKKGRKNSEFTLRKDGDSTVVMDNSTVVNNIKELLSGEFVCYGYKKTAKYLNRHGYIINKKKVRRLMSENNLLNYPYNNRKPATRVINTIVKVNNTNQVWEFDIKYVYINGESRNTYLLAMIDCYTREVVGHYLGCHCTGNDVKNTMIEAFDKRGINNISGIRMRSDNGTQFISNIVEDFLSMMNIYHERIHPATPKEDGYIESFNSILEREVIRRFEFDNIEEARSTIKRYIDFYNNERLHSAIGYITPKEMNIKCMEMKQKD, from the coding sequence ATGGCTTATGAATATATAAATAAAGGATTAAGAATAAGCAAAGTAGCTAATATGCTTAATATACCCAGATGCAGGTTCTACAGGAATAAAGTAACAGATAAAAACAATAATAAATCCATTAAAAAAGGAAGGAAAAACTCTGAATTCACATTAAGAAAGGATGGAGATAGCACGGTAGTAATGGATAATTCTACTGTTGTAAATAACATTAAGGAGCTATTATCAGGTGAATTCGTATGCTATGGCTATAAAAAAACAGCAAAATACCTTAACAGGCATGGTTATATAATAAATAAAAAGAAAGTAAGAAGATTAATGTCTGAGAATAATCTATTGAATTATCCTTACAATAATAGAAAGCCAGCAACAAGGGTAATAAATACAATAGTTAAAGTAAATAATACAAACCAGGTATGGGAATTTGATATAAAGTATGTATATATAAATGGAGAATCAAGAAATACCTACCTGCTTGCTATGATTGACTGCTATACCAGAGAAGTTGTAGGCCATTATTTGGGTTGCCACTGTACAGGAAATGATGTAAAAAATACCATGATAGAAGCATTTGATAAAAGAGGCATTAACAATATTTCCGGTATACGCATGAGAAGCGACAATGGAACACAGTTTATATCTAATATTGTAGAGGATTTTCTTTCAATGATGAACATATACCATGAGAGGATCCATCCTGCAACTCCAAAGGAGGATGGATACATTGAATCATTCAATTCAATTCTTGAAAGGGAAGTAATCAGGAGATTTGAATTCGATAATATTGAGGAAGCAAGATCTACAATAAAAAGGTATATAGATTTCTATAACAATGAGAGATTGCATTCTGCAATAGGTTATATAACTCCAAAGGAGATGAATATAAAATGTATGGAAATGAAACAAAAAGATTAA
- a CDS encoding transposase — protein MVFVRKIKKKSGTYLAEVESVWENGKTRQKVIKYLGKEVDGKPVKRVKTSSIKVTAAKKHLDIEIINHIASELGITDISKEILIMVYSQLIERPSINKMEEWLSYTDMLDILKIKNISTSKLYDALDGLNNMDFSKIENKLSSIFSSISDIDGNNAVIIDITDTYFEGNSIDGVPRRGKEEKVKKLMQIALAVTSGNGFPLFHRIYKGNISGKRIFLEMVSLLKENGYSSTIMDRGAYSAKNIESINKLNIKAICGVVKDKYFRNMLLKIDKNRIYRKENRVELKNTHVYCSSMEFMDGKIIIVYNPFLESLRREYYYEHSEDEDIASLLGYSLIYHNTSIPDDEVVRKYYNKDTVERAFRKMKGVISLRPVRVWLMSHVYAHIKICYLSYAILSMLEYKIKSTGISGTDALNILSTGYNVYLKDTESNIEWSENIELSKKQEVIRNLVYKNR, from the coding sequence ATGGTATTTGTAAGGAAGATTAAAAAGAAATCCGGTACATATTTGGCAGAGGTTGAATCTGTATGGGAGAATGGGAAAACAAGGCAGAAGGTAATAAAATACTTAGGAAAAGAGGTAGATGGAAAGCCTGTAAAAAGGGTAAAAACATCATCTATTAAAGTAACAGCAGCAAAGAAGCATTTGGATATAGAGATAATAAATCATATTGCATCTGAACTGGGAATAACAGATATTAGCAAGGAAATACTTATAATGGTGTATTCACAGCTCATTGAAAGGCCATCAATAAATAAAATGGAGGAGTGGCTAAGCTATACAGACATGCTTGATATATTAAAGATTAAGAATATATCAACATCAAAGCTATATGATGCACTGGATGGATTGAACAATATGGATTTTTCTAAAATAGAGAATAAACTATCCAGCATATTCTCGAGTATATCAGATATAGATGGAAACAATGCAGTGATAATAGATATAACAGATACATACTTTGAGGGCAATAGCATTGATGGAGTACCGAGAAGGGGAAAGGAAGAGAAAGTAAAGAAGCTAATGCAGATAGCTCTGGCTGTAACATCGGGCAATGGATTCCCATTGTTCCATAGGATATACAAAGGCAATATATCAGGGAAAAGGATATTTTTAGAAATGGTTTCATTGTTGAAGGAGAATGGATACAGTTCAACAATAATGGATCGGGGTGCATATTCTGCTAAAAATATTGAAAGTATCAATAAATTGAATATAAAAGCAATATGTGGTGTTGTAAAGGATAAATATTTCAGGAATATGCTTTTAAAAATAGATAAAAATAGAATATACAGGAAAGAGAACAGGGTAGAATTGAAGAATACGCATGTATATTGCAGTTCAATGGAATTTATGGATGGGAAAATAATAATAGTATACAATCCATTTCTTGAATCATTAAGGCGTGAGTACTATTATGAACATTCTGAAGATGAAGATATTGCATCTTTGTTAGGCTATTCCCTGATATACCATAACACCAGTATTCCTGATGATGAGGTTGTAAGGAAGTATTACAATAAGGATACAGTAGAAAGGGCATTCAGGAAGATGAAGGGTGTAATATCATTAAGGCCTGTAAGGGTATGGCTAATGTCACATGTATATGCACATATAAAAATATGCTATTTATCATATGCAATACTGTCAATGCTGGAATATAAAATAAAGAGTACAGGAATATCAGGAACAGATGCATTGAACATATTAAGCACCGGGTATAATGTTTATTTAAAGGATACAGAATCCAATATTGAATGGAGTGAGAATATAGAATTGTCAAAGAAGCAGGAGGTTATCAGAAACCTGGTGTATAAAAACAGGTGA